A single window of Poecilia reticulata strain Guanapo linkage group LG10, Guppy_female_1.0+MT, whole genome shotgun sequence DNA harbors:
- the fgf13a gene encoding fibroblast growth factor 13a isoform X2: protein MAAAIASSLIRQKRQAREREKSNACRCVSSPSKAKGSCEKPNRLNVFSRVKLFGSKKRRRRRPEPQLKGIVTKLYSRQGFHLQLQADGTIDGTKEEDSSYTMFNLIPVGLRVVAIQGVQTKLYLAMNSEGYLYTSEHFTAECKFKESVFENYYVTYSSMIYRQQQSGRGWYLGLNKEGEIMKGNHVKKNKPAAHFLPKPLKVAMYREPSLHDLTEFSRSGSGTPTKSRSASAVLNGGKAVSQNEST, encoded by the exons ATGGCGGCGGCTATCGCCAGCTCCCTCATCAGGCAGAAGAGGCAGGCGAGGGAGCGGGAGAAGTCAAATGCCTGCCGCTGCGTTAGCAGCCCCAGCAAAGCCAAGGGAAGCTGTGAGAAACCCAACCGGCTCAATGTCTTCTCACGGGTCAAACTCTTTGGTTCCAAGAAAAGACGAAGGAGAAGACCAG AGCCCCAGCTAAAGGGGATTGTAACAAAGCTGTACAGTCGACAAGGCttccacctgcagctgcaggcagATGGAACCATCGATGGAACAAAAGAGGAGGACAGTAGTTATA ccatGTTCAACCTCATTCCAGTGGGACTGCGAGTGGTGGCCATCCAAGGGGTGCAGACCAAACTCTATCTAGCAATGAACAGTGAGGGCTACCTGTACACGTCG GAACACTTCACAGCAGAGTGCAAATTTAAGGAGTCGGTGTTTGAGAACTACTACGTGACATACTCCTCCATGATCTACCGACAGCAGCAATCAGGCAGGGGCTGGTACCTCGGTCTGAACAAGGAAGGAGAAATCATGAAGGGGAACCATGTCAAAAAGAACAAGCCAGCAGCCCACTTCCTCCCCAAACCTCTGAAAG TGGCAATGTACAGGGAGCCATCTCTCCATGACTTGACAGAGTTCTCACGCTCCGGCAGCGGCACACCCACCAAGAGTCGGAGTGCCTCAGCTGTCCTCAACGGAGGCAAAGCCGTGAGCCAGAACGAGTCGACGTAG
- the fgf13a gene encoding fibroblast growth factor 13a isoform X4, with product MTFPLRKSVSEPQLKGIVTKLYSRQGFHLQLQADGTIDGTKEEDSSYTMFNLIPVGLRVVAIQGVQTKLYLAMNSEGYLYTSEHFTAECKFKESVFENYYVTYSSMIYRQQQSGRGWYLGLNKEGEIMKGNHVKKNKPAAHFLPKPLKVAMYREPSLHDLTEFSRSGSGTPTKSRSASAVLNGGKAVSQNEST from the exons atgacttttccTCTGAGAAAATCTGTTTCAG AGCCCCAGCTAAAGGGGATTGTAACAAAGCTGTACAGTCGACAAGGCttccacctgcagctgcaggcagATGGAACCATCGATGGAACAAAAGAGGAGGACAGTAGTTATA ccatGTTCAACCTCATTCCAGTGGGACTGCGAGTGGTGGCCATCCAAGGGGTGCAGACCAAACTCTATCTAGCAATGAACAGTGAGGGCTACCTGTACACGTCG GAACACTTCACAGCAGAGTGCAAATTTAAGGAGTCGGTGTTTGAGAACTACTACGTGACATACTCCTCCATGATCTACCGACAGCAGCAATCAGGCAGGGGCTGGTACCTCGGTCTGAACAAGGAAGGAGAAATCATGAAGGGGAACCATGTCAAAAAGAACAAGCCAGCAGCCCACTTCCTCCCCAAACCTCTGAAAG TGGCAATGTACAGGGAGCCATCTCTCCATGACTTGACAGAGTTCTCACGCTCCGGCAGCGGCACACCCACCAAGAGTCGGAGTGCCTCAGCTGTCCTCAACGGAGGCAAAGCCGTGAGCCAGAACGAGTCGACGTAG
- the fgf13a gene encoding fibroblast growth factor 13a isoform X3, producing MSGKVAKAKEDKDASKEPQLKGIVTKLYSRQGFHLQLQADGTIDGTKEEDSSYTMFNLIPVGLRVVAIQGVQTKLYLAMNSEGYLYTSEHFTAECKFKESVFENYYVTYSSMIYRQQQSGRGWYLGLNKEGEIMKGNHVKKNKPAAHFLPKPLKVAMYREPSLHDLTEFSRSGSGTPTKSRSASAVLNGGKAVSQNEST from the exons AGCCCCAGCTAAAGGGGATTGTAACAAAGCTGTACAGTCGACAAGGCttccacctgcagctgcaggcagATGGAACCATCGATGGAACAAAAGAGGAGGACAGTAGTTATA ccatGTTCAACCTCATTCCAGTGGGACTGCGAGTGGTGGCCATCCAAGGGGTGCAGACCAAACTCTATCTAGCAATGAACAGTGAGGGCTACCTGTACACGTCG GAACACTTCACAGCAGAGTGCAAATTTAAGGAGTCGGTGTTTGAGAACTACTACGTGACATACTCCTCCATGATCTACCGACAGCAGCAATCAGGCAGGGGCTGGTACCTCGGTCTGAACAAGGAAGGAGAAATCATGAAGGGGAACCATGTCAAAAAGAACAAGCCAGCAGCCCACTTCCTCCCCAAACCTCTGAAAG TGGCAATGTACAGGGAGCCATCTCTCCATGACTTGACAGAGTTCTCACGCTCCGGCAGCGGCACACCCACCAAGAGTCGGAGTGCCTCAGCTGTCCTCAACGGAGGCAAAGCCGTGAGCCAGAACGAGTCGACGTAG